The Styela clava chromosome 2, kaStyClav1.hap1.2, whole genome shotgun sequence genome contains a region encoding:
- the LOC120336911 gene encoding putative ATP-dependent DNA helicase HFM1, whose protein sequence is MAGFQFDNHLQVQSPENARRSPFASDTDESAFTRLNLRSTDEIPLKYRHVFDGIPYFNVVQSTVLDDVLYTDNPLVVCAPTGSGKTMIFELAIIRMLLKCDEYSRPHSEQKIIYMAPIKALCAQRHSEWGHKFESINLKCTQLTGDSNNDDLAELQKANIIFTTPEKWDSTTRRWHNNITLISQIKLFLIDEVHLLNDESRGATMEAVISRMKTNRSHISMKTGSNFNHALRFVAVSATIPNVIDIADWLGSIDLPATHFLLSNDLRPVKLNVVVLGYPCYTDSEFKFDVSLNYKLSNVIENYCENKPTLVFCSTRKSVEQAASRLACDSRFVVNEMHQRLLNQIANLVRCHKLRDCLMKGVAYHHAGLDFHDRELVEKGFIQGHILVLLSTSTLAMGVNLPAHLVIIKSTSHYIGGVCEEYSQSELMQMVGRAGRPQFDTTATAVIMTKQKNREKYQNITHGTKQIESSLHKHLIEHLNAEIVLGTIPDASLALEWIKSTFLYIRALRNPVHYGYSAGLSTAEIESHLQDLCISNLNALASENLVNINESFHPNVLQTTSTGRLMAQYCIAFETMKNFLRFQSSPTIEELTGLVSSCKEFQDINLRVSEKSVLNKLNKNKTSMTIRYPMESRIKTSQMKVNCLLQAVLGNLPLQEFALQQDMNKIFRIASRVSRCFMELQFQNTDFNSLLNAAKFSQCIKAKMWDDSPYVCKQLPGIGPVLATALVNGGIRNFEAVGKRNPRELELIVNRHPPFGNQLQDAVRYLPKYQVSIEEFGSRGFGSQTFRARVSIQNHYDLRRKQTIFGKHTSLLIIGDSNNNLHLKRKFTDSDLLRSEWSTNIEVKRMANDLELKLVLCSQEWAGLDVECTYKPFANRTTQSTSYDMEDNFNTDYKRSRYFGGNNNSMHGSYGIPVSNDDVLFDSFESIPSPSSEKKVCQKSTQKKNLKSKYTNKNASEKRYSSKNISNWMKEFSYKKSSSFVPSSSQCLWNNKPEFIDINDDELSENQDADSAISMYLEGLSEHENQRVTTKNKNSFESHFVNKRKSNETVNTNLVRKKLYFAPDAKNSSVDDFNIANAQPNFDLDWDDWDDGLKETVNEEKQSSSFDHEFSDDVLLTAEENSPIPVKRQLLSPTFSDISYDKLRQTPDDTPITSKASGKMYPSCSYISNQRSNTFTPTMKQTSSSSKENCFYRGKTSDNISEIPCTSSHKSVIEVCKSPFPKQKENCAPKSFFDDIFPAATKSNETFNPLVTSIKKADKKELEKAQQIYFSILDSFDL, encoded by the coding sequence ATGGCTGGTTTCCAGTTTGACAATCATTTGCAAGTTCAATCACCAGAAAATGCACGCAGAAGCCCATTTGCAAGTGATACAGATGAGTCAGCATTTACAAGATTAAATCTTCGATCAACGGATGAAATACCACTAAAATATCGGCATGTTTTTGACGGAATACCATATTTTAATGTTGTTCAGTCAACTGTTCTTGATGACGTTTTGTACACTGATAATCCACTTGTCGTCTGTGCACCGACAGGATCTGGAAAAACTATGATATTTGAGCTTGCTATCATCCGGATGCTTCTCAAATGTGATGAATATTCACGGCCTCACAgtgaacaaaaaattatatacatgGCCCCAATTAAGGCGCTTTGTGCACAACGTCATTCTGAATGGGGACATAAGTTTGAATCTATTAATCTAAAATGTACACAGCTCACAGGAGATTCGAACAACGATGATTTGGCTGAATTGCAAAAGGCTAATATTATATTTACGACTCCAGAGAAATGGGACAGTACCACTCGACGTTGGCACAATAATATAACACTTATAAGTCAGATCAAACTTTTTCTTATTGATGAAGTTCATCTTCTGAATGACGAATCAAGAGGAGCTACGATGGAAGCTGTCATTAGTAGAATGAAAACAAATCGATCCCATATTTCTATGAAAACAGGATCAAATTTTAATCATGCTTTGAGATTTGTTGCAGTATCTGCTACAATTCCTAATGTTATTGATATAGCAGATTGGCTTGGTTCAATTGACCTACCTGCCACTCACTTTTTACTCAGTAATGACTTGAGACCTGTTAAGCTTAATGTTGTTGTTTTGGGTTATCCATGCTATACAGACTCGGAATTTAAATTTGATGTTAGCTTGAATTACAAACTCAGCAATGTAATTGAAAATTACTGTGAGAATAAACCAACTTTAGTGTTTTGTTCAACTAGGAAAAGTGTGGAGCAGGCTGCATCTAGATTGGCTTGTGATTCTAGATTTGTTGTCAATGAAATGCACCAAAGACTCCTGAATCAAATTGCAAACCTTGTGAGATGCCATAAACTAAGAGATTGTTTGATGAAAGGTGTGGCGTACCATCACGCTGGATTAGATTTTCATGATCGGGAACTTGTTGAAAAGGGTTTTATCCAAGGACATATTCTTGTTTTACTTAGTACAAGCACACTTGCTATGGGTGTTAATCTTCCTGCCCATTTGGTGATCATCAAGTCGACGAGTCATTATATTGGTGGTGTATGTGAAGAGTATTCACAGTCAGAACTTATGCAAATGGTTGGGCGAGCTGGCAGACCACAGTTTGATACAACTGCTACAGCAgttattatgacaaaacaaaaaaatcgagaaaaatatcaaaacataACTCATGgaacaaaacaaattgaaagcTCACTACATAAGCATCTCATTGAACATTTAAATGCAGAAATTGTGCTTGGAACCATTCCTGATGCTAGTTTGGCATTGGAGTGGATAAAATCGACATTTTTATACATTAGGGCACTGAGAAATCCAGTACATTATGGATATTCAGCTGGACTTAGTACTGCAGAAATTGAGAGTCATTTACAGGACCTTTGCATCAGTAATTTGAATGCTTTAGCATCTGAAAATTTAGTCAATATCAATGAATCTTTTCATCCGAACGTACTTCAAACTACTTCCACAGGTCGTCTTATGGCACAATATTGTATTGCATTTGAAACTatgaaaaattttctcagaTTTCAATCAAGTCCAACTATTGAAGAATTAACAGGCTTGGTTTCTAGTTGCAAAGAATTTCAAGATATTAATCTGAGAGTTAGCGAGAAATCTGTACTAAATAAACTCAACAAGaataaaacatcaatgacaATTAGATATCCGATGGAAAGTCGAATAAAAACATCACAAATGAAAGTAAATTGTCTATTACAGGCTGTTCTGGGAAACCTTCCATTGCAAGAGTTTGCATTGCAACAAGATATGAACAAGATTTTTCGAATTGCATCTCGTGTGTCAAGATGTTTTATGGAACTACAGTTCCAAAATACTGACTTCAATTCTCTTCTGAATGCTGCTAAATTTTCCCAGTGCATCAAAGCTAAAATGTGGGACGATTCtccttatgtttgtaaacaactTCCTGGGATAGGGCCAGTTCTTGCAACTGCTTTGGTAAATGGTGGCATAAGGAATTTTGAAGCTGTAGGAAAACGAAATCCAAGAGAACTGGAACTGATAGTAAACAGACATCCGCCTTTTGGTAATCAACTACAAGATGCAGTAAGGTATTTGCCAAAATATCAAGTTTCAATTGAAGAATTTGGATCTCGTGGGTTTGGATCCCAAACTTTTAGAGCTCGGGTATCAATACAAAACCACTATGATTTGAGAAGAAAACAAACTATCTTTGGCAAGCATACTTCTCTACTGATCATAGGAGATTCCAATAATAATTTACATCTCAAAAGAAAATTTACTGATTCGGATTTGCTGCGCTCGGAATGGTCAACTAATATTGAAGTCAAACGGATGGCAAATGATCTTGAATTAAAATTGGTGTTGTGTAGTCAGGAATGGGCCGGATTAGATGTCGAATGCACATATAAACCTTTTGCCAATCGAACAACACAATCCACCTCTTATGATATGGAAGACAATTTTAACACAGATTACAAGAGATCCAGATATTTTGGAGGTAATAATAATTCAATGCATGGAAGTTATGGTATTCCCGTTTCAAATGATGATGTACTGTTTGATTCATTTGAAAGCATTCCTAGCCCTTCATCAGAGAAAAAAGTTTGTCAAAAATCaactcagaaaaaaaatttaaaatcaaaatatacaaataaaaatgcttcagAAAAAAGATATTCTTcaaaaaatatctcaaattggatgaaggaattttcatacaaaaaatCATCGAGTTTTGTCCCAAGTTCAAGCCAATGTTTATGGAATAATAAGCCtgaatttattgatattaatgATGATGAGTTATCTGAAAATCAAGATGCAGACTCGGCTATTTCAATGTATCTGGAGGGTCTGAGTGAACATGAAAACCAACGTGTAACAACTAAGAATAAGAATTCTTTTGAAAGCCATTTTGTCAATAAgagaaaatcaaatgaaacggtgAACACAAATTTGGTTCGAAAAAAGTTGTATTTTGCTCCTGATGCGAAAAATTCTTCTGTGGATGATTTTAATATAGCTAATGCTcaaccaaattttgatttggATTGGGACGACTGGGATGATGGGTTGAAGGAAACTGTAAATGAAGAAAAGCAATCTTCATCATTTGATCATGAATTTTCAGATGATGTACTATTAACAGCAGAAGAGAATAGTCCCATCCCAGTAAAGCGTCAGTTATTATCGCCAACATTTTCAGATATTTCGTATGATAAATTGAGACAAACTCCTGATGACACACCTATAACATCAAAAGCTTCTGGAAAAATGTATCCCAGCTGTTCTTATATTTCAAACCAAAGATCAAATACATTTACACCTACAATGAAACAAACATCATCATCATCCAAAGAAAACTGCTTTTATAGAGGTAAAACATCTGATAATATATCTGAAATACCATGTACAAGTTCCCACAAGTCAGTGATAGAAGTTTGTAAATCACCATTTCcgaaacaaaaagaaaattgtGCACCAAAGTCTTTTTTCGATGATATATTTCCAGCAGCTACAAAATCAAATGAGACATTCAATCCTCTAGTGACAAGCATTAAGAAAGCGGACAAAAAAGAACTTGAGAAAGctcaacaaatttattttagcaTTTTGGACTCTTTCGATTTGTAA